In a genomic window of Halalkalibacillus sediminis:
- a CDS encoding amino acid ABC transporter permease: MIEAIMESHYIKSLPYLLEGIMWTLGITIFGLILGFIVGAIAGLGRISKSSIIRGIATVYVEVVRGTPILVQVLFIYYGLTEDLIGFNIDKLTAAIIAITINAGAYIAEIVRGAVDSIDKGQHEAGRTVGLTERQTMRYIVWPQAFKRMIPPLGNQFIISLKDTSLFSVIAVGEVLYMAKQYYNQNFSQTETLLMVCLLYLLITIPTSVYLRRLERKLDV, encoded by the coding sequence ATGATTGAAGCGATAATGGAATCACACTATATAAAAAGTCTTCCATATCTTCTTGAAGGAATTATGTGGACTTTAGGAATCACTATCTTTGGTCTTATTCTCGGATTCATCGTAGGAGCCATTGCTGGTTTAGGAAGAATCTCGAAAAGCAGTATTATTCGAGGCATTGCCACTGTTTATGTTGAAGTAGTCCGAGGAACGCCGATACTTGTACAAGTATTGTTCATCTACTACGGTCTCACAGAGGATCTCATCGGTTTCAACATTGATAAGTTAACCGCTGCTATTATTGCTATTACAATCAATGCTGGTGCATACATAGCTGAGATTGTGAGAGGTGCTGTCGACTCAATTGATAAAGGGCAGCATGAAGCAGGGAGAACTGTCGGTTTAACCGAAAGACAAACGATGCGCTATATTGTGTGGCCTCAAGCATTTAAACGAATGATTCCACCTTTAGGAAACCAGTTCATTATCAGCTTGAAGGACACCTCTCTATTCTCGGTTATTGCTGTAGGAGAAGTCCTCTATATGGCTAAACAATACTATAATCAAAACTTTTCACAGACTGAAACATTGTTGATGGTTTGTTTATTATATTTACTGATCACCATTCCGACGAGCGTATATTTACGTAGATTAGAAAGGAAGTTGGATGTCTAA
- a CDS encoding amino acid ABC transporter ATP-binding protein — MITVKDLHKSFGDNEVLKGIDAKVDEQEVVCVIGPSGSGKSTFLRCLNLLEEVTSGEVMIDGDVLTDPSVDINEVRSRVGMVFQHFNLFPHMTVLENITIGPKKVKGINKEEAEKNALPLLERVGLSDKADQYPESLSGGQKQRVAIARALAMNPTVMLFDEPTSALDPELVGDVLEVMKGLAREGMTMVVVTHEMGFAREVGDRVLFMDEGVIMEEGDPNQIFENPQNPRTQSFLSKIL, encoded by the coding sequence ATGATTACGGTTAAAGATTTGCATAAATCATTTGGAGACAATGAAGTATTAAAAGGAATCGACGCAAAAGTAGATGAGCAAGAAGTGGTTTGTGTTATCGGACCATCTGGATCAGGTAAGAGTACATTTCTTCGTTGCTTGAACCTTTTAGAGGAAGTGACATCAGGTGAAGTGATGATTGATGGTGACGTTTTGACTGATCCTTCAGTTGATATCAATGAAGTTCGTTCAAGAGTGGGTATGGTGTTCCAGCACTTTAACCTATTCCCGCACATGACTGTCTTAGAAAATATCACAATCGGACCGAAAAAGGTAAAAGGAATCAATAAAGAAGAAGCTGAAAAAAATGCGTTACCATTATTAGAAAGAGTCGGATTGTCTGATAAAGCAGATCAGTATCCAGAAAGCTTGTCTGGTGGTCAGAAGCAACGTGTAGCGATTGCAAGAGCCTTAGCTATGAACCCTACCGTTATGCTTTTTGACGAACCAACATCTGCCTTAGATCCTGAGCTAGTCGGAGACGTGCTAGAAGTTATGAAAGGCTTAGCACGCGAAGGTATGACTATGGTTGTTGTAACTCACGAAATGGGCTTTGCTCGTGAAGTAGGCGACCGTGTATTGTTTATGGATGAAGGGGTCATTATGGAAGAAGGAGATCCGAACCAAATCTTCGAAAACCCACAAAATCCAAGAACTCAATCATTTTTAAGCAAAATTCTATAA
- a CDS encoding peptide ABC transporter permease, whose translation MKKSLLFIKRNQLFTLGTLMLAFLLFIAFFGKYLPLVDSELTETPFKKTEEKISVPPYAPSNEHIIGSDQDGRDLLSLLVIGAKETLFIVCLITLMRYVMAFSLSYLAHKKIFGAHAILKVFNRFLSYVPTVIMVVLLAMLPPVLLTENRPFILILIIASVEVGRVGDMLKDEFDELSSREHMISGIAVGVSEWRLLKRYYLPFMFRNLVVHMVTDLGKVMFLLGQLGFIGIFISQGLVQAEIGQFEIRNESITWPVMLMNSISDLRGPIWIPFWSAFAMTFTIFTFHLFAQGLQDLSKRKETYFYK comes from the coding sequence ATGAAAAAGAGTTTACTCTTTATAAAAAGGAATCAATTATTCACTTTGGGAACTTTGATGCTGGCATTCCTTCTCTTTATCGCGTTTTTTGGAAAATATCTTCCTTTAGTCGATTCCGAGCTGACAGAAACCCCTTTTAAGAAAACAGAAGAGAAGATTTCGGTTCCTCCGTATGCTCCATCCAATGAGCATATAATAGGGTCAGACCAAGATGGCAGGGATTTGTTGAGCCTTCTAGTCATTGGTGCAAAAGAAACTTTATTTATTGTGTGTCTTATCACCCTGATGAGATATGTAATGGCTTTTTCACTTTCTTACTTAGCCCATAAAAAAATATTTGGTGCGCACGCGATATTAAAGGTCTTCAATCGTTTTCTTTCCTATGTGCCCACGGTCATCATGGTAGTCCTATTAGCGATGCTCCCCCCTGTACTTCTTACAGAAAATAGACCTTTTATCTTAATCTTGATTATTGCATCTGTTGAAGTTGGAAGAGTAGGCGATATGTTAAAGGATGAATTTGATGAGCTTTCTTCCAGAGAACATATGATTAGTGGTATTGCCGTAGGTGTTAGTGAATGGAGGTTGTTAAAGCGCTACTATTTACCGTTTATGTTTAGGAATCTAGTGGTTCATATGGTTACAGATTTAGGTAAAGTCATGTTTCTTCTTGGACAGTTGGGGTTTATCGGAATCTTCATCTCACAAGGGCTCGTTCAAGCAGAGATTGGACAGTTTGAAATCAGGAACGAATCGATTACTTGGCCGGTGATGTTGATGAATTCAATAAGTGATTTAAGGGGACCGATCTGGATTCCATTTTGGTCAGCATTTGCTATGACTTTCACTATTTTTACGTTTCATTTGTTTGCTCAAGGTTTGCAGGACTTATCCAAAAGGAAAGAGACGTATTTTTATAAGTAA
- a CDS encoding ABC transporter permease subunit, whose product MLWTLCRNLLVFVLVLIGFILILLLPREMEVSLSGPLQFEADHPFTLEIYLDNIAGIISHFQTEMGFGTTLAGTPIVNEVHRYLVRSLKIIIPTFFLVMLLGPMIGVVQFYYREHKRGKVMSFFTWVIGSIPDFFLFIAIQYLLIKMIRAGLPHFSLFGNDEWYSFIIPLISLMIFPLLHMVKVTSVAMENESIQEHVRTDFSKGLTLFMVLRHMLKNCGLSIVHQSQFVMLYILSSLPIIELLSNYNGAGYQLLESVLNNEPIRALALVIPFLLLMFCVMSGLQAARFLLLPREVKRQ is encoded by the coding sequence ATGTTATGGACTTTATGTAGAAATTTATTGGTGTTTGTACTAGTGCTGATAGGGTTTATTCTGATTCTTTTATTGCCAAGAGAGATGGAAGTTTCGCTTTCAGGCCCTTTACAATTTGAAGCTGATCACCCGTTTACTTTAGAAATTTATTTAGATAATATAGCTGGTATCATTTCTCATTTCCAGACAGAGATGGGGTTTGGCACGACGTTGGCTGGAACGCCAATTGTCAATGAAGTACATAGGTATTTGGTGAGGAGTTTAAAGATTATCATTCCTACTTTTTTCCTTGTTATGCTTCTGGGCCCAATGATTGGAGTTGTGCAGTTTTATTACCGAGAGCACAAGCGTGGAAAAGTTATGTCTTTTTTTACATGGGTGATCGGCTCCATTCCTGACTTTTTCCTATTCATAGCTATTCAATATCTGTTGATCAAAATGATCCGTGCGGGGCTACCACACTTCAGCCTGTTCGGAAATGATGAGTGGTATAGCTTCATTATTCCTTTGATCTCACTCATGATATTCCCTCTATTACATATGGTGAAGGTTACTTCGGTTGCAATGGAAAACGAATCAATCCAGGAGCATGTTCGTACGGATTTTTCAAAGGGGCTGACGTTATTTATGGTCCTAAGGCATATGCTTAAGAATTGTGGGCTTTCGATTGTTCATCAATCACAGTTCGTCATGCTCTATATTTTGTCTAGTTTGCCTATTATCGAATTGCTTTCGAATTATAATGGGGCAGGTTATCAGTTATTGGAGAGTGTTTTGAATAATGAACCGATCAGAGCATTGGCACTAGTGATTCCATTTTTATTGTTAATGTTCTGCGTTATGTCTGGCTTACAAGCAGCAAGATTTTTGTTGCTTCCTAGGGAAGTGAAGCGGCAATGA
- a CDS encoding threonine synthase: protein MHFWFVCNKCGKESPFNLKESKCDCGGTLLVEYDLERVSKTLTKERLKNRSTSMWRYSELLPVENEKNIVSLGEGWTPLVRMNQAEEKYPVKKLWIKREEQNPTGSFKSRGFSSAISIANEYGVSKVAVNSNGNAASALAAYASYAGMESHVFVPKDCPGLIVDECVQYGASTFLVNGLIHDAGKIIEDGKQEQGWYNVGTLKEPGRAEGKKTMGLELAEQFNWNLPDVIVYPTGGGSGVIGIWNAFQQLKQLGFIEGDLPRMVSVQELGCDPIVSAMENDSDFNSQTENVISKPTGMRVPNPPDGDLIVSILRETNGTAVTVSKEEIEQAQKTNGAQGISSSPEGAATWAGFTRLVEQGWIKEDDEVVLFNTSHAMKYLPWEATGTPTIKTYEDWKKVSENVLI from the coding sequence ATGCATTTTTGGTTTGTATGCAACAAGTGTGGAAAAGAGAGCCCTTTCAATTTAAAGGAAAGCAAATGTGATTGTGGTGGAACACTACTAGTAGAGTACGATTTAGAACGTGTAAGCAAAACTCTTACAAAGGAAAGATTGAAGAATCGAAGCACGTCTATGTGGAGATACTCTGAACTCTTACCAGTAGAAAACGAAAAGAATATTGTATCTTTAGGAGAAGGATGGACGCCTCTTGTCCGAATGAATCAAGCAGAGGAGAAATATCCAGTTAAGAAACTGTGGATCAAAAGGGAAGAGCAGAATCCAACGGGGAGCTTTAAATCCCGTGGCTTTTCTTCTGCGATATCGATTGCGAATGAATATGGGGTTTCCAAAGTAGCTGTAAACTCAAACGGGAATGCTGCTTCGGCATTAGCTGCTTATGCTAGCTATGCAGGGATGGAATCTCATGTGTTTGTGCCCAAGGACTGCCCTGGCCTTATAGTGGATGAATGTGTCCAATACGGGGCTTCTACTTTTTTAGTGAACGGGCTTATACATGACGCTGGTAAAATCATCGAGGACGGAAAACAAGAGCAGGGATGGTACAACGTCGGTACCTTGAAAGAGCCTGGTCGTGCAGAAGGTAAGAAGACGATGGGACTTGAACTTGCTGAACAGTTTAATTGGAATCTTCCTGATGTCATCGTTTATCCGACAGGCGGAGGTTCAGGTGTCATAGGTATTTGGAATGCTTTTCAGCAACTGAAGCAGCTTGGTTTCATTGAGGGAGACCTACCTCGTATGGTGAGTGTACAAGAATTAGGGTGTGATCCTATTGTTTCGGCTATGGAAAATGATAGTGACTTCAACTCCCAAACAGAAAATGTTATTTCTAAGCCTACCGGTATGCGCGTACCTAATCCACCTGATGGAGATCTGATTGTTTCTATTTTGCGCGAAACAAACGGTACTGCAGTAACGGTATCTAAGGAAGAAATTGAGCAAGCTCAAAAGACCAATGGTGCTCAGGGAATATCCTCGTCGCCTGAAGGTGCAGCCACGTGGGCAGGGTTCACTCGTCTGGTGGAGCAAGGTTGGATTAAAGAGGATGATGAAGTCGTTTTATTCAACACTTCTCATGCCATGAAGTACTTACCATGGGAAGCAACAGGTACACCGACCATAAAGACATATGAAGATTGGAAAAAAGTTTCTGAAAATGTTCTTATCTGA
- a CDS encoding DUF3298 and DUF4163 domain-containing protein, translating to MAFSLPVHIATVSISKGPNQTVLYPQVLGMQNKEVERSINQVITNENWGLIELQEGGMPTPVVDMVGQYEIKNNQREVLSLSLSNYTYHYHAAHGTTYIKSLTFGLDDGKLYSLGDLFMPGSDYVERISELVQLQIEERDISLVNGFTRISPDQDFYIADKALVIYYQLYEITAYVFGFPMFPISVYDLQDIIDKDGPLGQMVINN from the coding sequence ATGGCTTTTTCGTTACCTGTTCATATTGCGACAGTGAGTATCAGCAAGGGACCGAATCAAACGGTTCTTTACCCACAAGTGCTAGGGATGCAGAATAAAGAAGTGGAAAGATCTATTAATCAGGTGATTACGAATGAGAACTGGGGGCTTATTGAGCTGCAAGAAGGTGGCATGCCAACTCCAGTAGTTGACATGGTCGGACAGTATGAAATTAAGAACAACCAGCGGGAGGTCCTAAGTTTATCACTATCCAACTATACGTATCATTATCACGCAGCGCATGGAACGACTTACATCAAGTCTTTAACATTCGGTTTAGATGATGGAAAGCTTTATTCGTTAGGGGATTTGTTTATGCCGGGAAGTGATTATGTAGAAAGAATTTCAGAACTCGTACAGTTGCAAATAGAAGAACGAGACATTTCTCTCGTAAACGGCTTTACTAGAATAAGTCCTGATCAAGACTTTTATATCGCTGACAAAGCTCTAGTAATCTATTATCAGCTTTATGAAATTACTGCTTATGTATTCGGTTTTCCGATGTTCCCTATCTCGGTTTATGATCTGCAGGATATCATTGATAAAGACGGGCCTCTTGGCCAGATGGTCATTAATAATTGA
- a CDS encoding staygreen family protein, producing the protein MSRLEPEKLSVEFREGVTKREPIMPRRYTLTHSDITAELFLTIGSTYAFDQINPMRDEVLGEWILNGENYIYMAYVYVDGGGPYNPATATIRNQVFRRELPLALEAIRYGDRQFFNVHPKLDNAPLIISFMSSDPQFNKRENWGTFSDYTIRISSSKKTDCISLAEVELKTEMRSLWEEHVAWTRMTIISLTFDLPDVDEVITRLLQNAEDMGDALRPLYGDQIGDRFAELIKEHLLIAADLVNAAIAGDAEAATEAERKWYANADEISLFMSKINPYLSEEEFRNMFYTHLDLTKSEAVAMINMEYEKDIQIYDEIEEQALGMSDAITDAIVKQFPQTFRM; encoded by the coding sequence TTGAGCAGATTAGAACCAGAGAAACTTTCAGTGGAATTCAGAGAAGGCGTTACTAAAAGAGAACCGATTATGCCAAGAAGGTATACCCTCACCCACTCCGATATTACAGCGGAGCTTTTTTTGACGATTGGATCGACGTATGCCTTTGATCAAATCAATCCAATGCGAGATGAAGTGCTAGGAGAATGGATTTTAAATGGAGAAAACTATATTTACATGGCGTACGTATATGTAGATGGTGGAGGACCTTATAACCCTGCTACTGCCACTATACGAAACCAAGTATTCAGACGAGAATTGCCCCTTGCCTTAGAGGCAATAAGATATGGGGATAGGCAATTTTTTAACGTACATCCGAAGCTGGATAATGCCCCGCTCATCATATCCTTCATGTCCTCAGATCCACAGTTTAATAAAAGGGAAAATTGGGGGACTTTTTCAGACTATACAATAAGAATATCTTCTTCAAAAAAAACTGATTGCATAAGCCTTGCGGAGGTTGAATTGAAAACTGAGATGCGTAGCTTATGGGAGGAACATGTTGCCTGGACACGGATGACGATCATCAGTTTAACATTCGATTTACCAGACGTGGACGAAGTGATCACACGCCTTCTTCAAAACGCAGAAGACATGGGAGATGCCCTCAGACCACTATATGGCGATCAGATTGGAGATAGATTCGCTGAATTGATCAAGGAACACCTGTTGATAGCTGCTGACCTGGTCAATGCAGCCATTGCTGGTGATGCGGAAGCAGCTACTGAAGCAGAGAGAAAATGGTATGCAAACGCTGATGAAATCTCCCTCTTTATGAGTAAAATCAACCCATATTTATCTGAAGAAGAATTTAGGAATATGTTCTACACCCATTTAGATTTAACGAAATCAGAAGCAGTTGCCATGATTAACATGGAATACGAGAAAGATATCCAGATTTACGATGAAATCGAGGAACAAGCATTGGGTATGTCTGATGCAATCACGGATGCAATCGTTAAACAGTTTCCACAAACTTTCAGGATGTAG
- a CDS encoding sulfite exporter TauE/SafE family protein → MEIFIFVIIILIASILQTSTGFGFSIVATPFLLLIFEAREAIQINLVLSLVISIALIAKIKKDIDFGMMKRFIMGSAVGLPVGIVIFLTVNINQLKLGVGLVILILTILLMLRFRIKESQRRDLIVGGLSGSFTSSIGMPGPPILLYFSGADTQKEKIRGTTLAFYLFIYLMSLLIQVIFAGTSQTVWVSGGLALPLVLLGLYLGQLLFSWIDQHIFRIFTYIILGMTGVYLLIESLG, encoded by the coding sequence ATGGAAATATTTATATTCGTAATTATTATATTAATAGCTTCTATTCTTCAAACAAGTACGGGGTTTGGCTTTTCTATCGTAGCCACTCCGTTTTTATTATTGATCTTTGAAGCTCGTGAAGCGATTCAAATAAATTTAGTATTGTCTTTGGTCATCTCAATTGCTTTGATTGCGAAAATCAAAAAAGATATCGATTTCGGCATGATGAAACGTTTCATCATGGGGAGTGCGGTAGGTCTTCCAGTTGGGATCGTCATTTTTCTGACGGTTAATATCAATCAATTGAAGCTAGGAGTAGGTCTTGTCATTTTAATCTTAACTATATTGTTGATGTTGAGGTTTCGAATAAAAGAAAGTCAGCGCAGAGATTTGATTGTGGGCGGGCTCTCTGGTTCTTTTACAAGCAGTATAGGTATGCCAGGGCCGCCGATCTTGTTGTATTTTTCAGGAGCAGATACTCAAAAAGAAAAAATTAGAGGGACAACTCTTGCTTTCTATTTGTTTATCTATTTGATGAGTCTGCTCATCCAAGTAATTTTTGCTGGAACTAGCCAAACGGTATGGGTTTCCGGTGGACTTGCACTACCTTTAGTACTGCTAGGGTTGTATTTAGGACAGCTATTATTCAGTTGGATCGATCAACATATCTTCAGGATTTTTACGTATATCATCTTGGGGATGACGGGGGTTTATCTATTGATAGAAAGTCTGGGGTAG
- a CDS encoding DedA family protein gives MLEVIFDILRELGMTGLVLGIGIEALSVPFPAAIIFLIYGYLINPSGWELVWVSFVASVVYTLIAYIPYVLSIRFKHQVEKRVQSKRKQRMVKFMEKYRGWTIAAGRILGMGYIVYVAAVCKISPLRYGIFTFIGVFPVALLMLYLGGLGVVGEAYGAFQGMQYVITGLIILAAVYYISAKIKRRKAARMKGVT, from the coding sequence ATGTTGGAAGTTATATTTGATATTTTAAGGGAGCTAGGAATGACTGGTCTGGTGCTTGGTATAGGAATCGAGGCTCTATCGGTTCCTTTTCCTGCTGCCATCATCTTTTTAATATATGGTTATTTGATTAATCCTTCGGGCTGGGAACTGGTTTGGGTCAGTTTTGTAGCCTCGGTGGTTTATACTTTGATCGCTTATATCCCTTATGTGCTGTCGATCAGATTCAAGCATCAAGTGGAGAAGCGGGTTCAATCCAAACGAAAGCAACGTATGGTGAAGTTCATGGAAAAGTATCGTGGATGGACCATAGCTGCTGGCCGAATTCTCGGTATGGGGTACATCGTCTATGTAGCTGCTGTTTGTAAAATTTCCCCGCTCCGCTATGGAATCTTTACGTTTATTGGAGTCTTTCCTGTAGCGTTGTTGATGCTTTACCTAGGTGGCCTCGGGGTCGTTGGAGAAGCCTATGGGGCATTCCAGGGCATGCAGTACGTTATTACTGGATTGATCATCCTCGCCGCTGTCTACTATATTTCAGCGAAAATAAAGAGGAGAAAAGCTGCGAGAATGAAAGGTGTGACCTAA
- a CDS encoding ABC1 kinase family protein, whose protein sequence is MVIFRQRMKHMGRYREIATAFSRNGLGSIVKDLGLDQVFSLPRRVYVRQDQHNQSKSTGVKIRSFLEELGPTFIKVGQMASTRPDVIPDDIIEELSYLQDEIEPFPFEDAKAIIEEELGWPVDEVFEELDPSPIGVASIGQVHQGVLKSGEHVAIKVQRPNIQKQIHTDLEILHELAVRAERRMQWAADYQVVDIVGEFSKAIKDELDYEKEGRNADLMTKQFEEDDTVHIPKIYWDYTTEKVLTMQFIEGFKLDDTEALKENNFGLNQVAEQVVNAIFYQIFKDGYFHADPHLGNILATEDDGIALIDVGLVGRLSPKMKTQLASLVMAMDKQDADDMIKAVKKMGVVPEDIDEHELRGDIDQFLIKYYNIPSNEMSLGQSITDIFSIAQKHQIAIPTDLTMVGKTFLTLEGVIDQLDPEFNMVEAAEPFGRALIREKYNPKRIAEKVFEQVGDYGDIVEDLPEVVSELSKMAKQRKIPIEISIPKADRFFSKLDEVSNRLSFSIVLLSFSLIMVGLIIGSAMGRQTSMLWNIPAIEIGFVIAMLMFAWLIYSIFRSGRF, encoded by the coding sequence ATGGTTATTTTTAGACAAAGAATGAAGCACATGGGCCGTTATCGTGAGATTGCAACTGCTTTTTCCCGTAATGGGCTTGGGTCTATTGTGAAAGATCTAGGGCTAGATCAAGTATTTTCATTACCACGCCGTGTTTATGTCAGGCAGGATCAACATAATCAATCGAAATCTACAGGTGTAAAAATCCGTTCCTTTTTAGAAGAGCTGGGTCCCACCTTTATTAAGGTTGGTCAAATGGCAAGCACTCGTCCAGATGTCATTCCAGATGACATTATTGAGGAGTTGTCTTATTTACAAGATGAAATCGAGCCTTTTCCTTTTGAAGATGCGAAGGCGATCATTGAAGAGGAATTGGGATGGCCGGTAGATGAAGTGTTTGAAGAGTTGGATCCTTCACCAATTGGTGTGGCTTCAATTGGACAAGTGCATCAAGGGGTGCTCAAGTCAGGGGAACACGTCGCGATCAAAGTCCAGCGTCCGAACATCCAGAAGCAGATACATACAGACTTAGAAATACTCCATGAACTAGCGGTACGAGCCGAGAGACGGATGCAGTGGGCTGCCGATTATCAAGTGGTAGATATCGTTGGTGAATTCTCTAAAGCGATTAAAGATGAGTTGGATTACGAGAAGGAAGGTCGTAATGCTGACTTGATGACAAAGCAATTTGAAGAGGATGATACGGTTCACATTCCTAAGATCTACTGGGATTACACAACTGAGAAAGTCTTGACGATGCAATTTATAGAAGGTTTTAAGTTAGATGATACAGAGGCCTTGAAGGAAAATAATTTCGGTTTGAATCAAGTTGCTGAACAAGTGGTCAACGCCATCTTTTACCAAATATTCAAGGATGGTTATTTCCACGCAGACCCTCATCTTGGAAATATTTTGGCGACAGAGGACGATGGCATTGCATTGATTGATGTTGGGCTAGTGGGACGTCTATCTCCAAAGATGAAAACCCAGCTCGCATCATTAGTCATGGCGATGGATAAACAGGATGCTGACGACATGATTAAAGCGGTCAAGAAAATGGGGGTCGTTCCAGAAGATATTGATGAGCATGAATTAAGAGGGGATATCGATCAGTTCTTAATCAAGTATTATAACATTCCTAGTAATGAAATGAGTTTAGGGCAATCGATTACCGATATATTCTCCATTGCTCAGAAGCATCAAATCGCCATTCCAACTGACCTTACAATGGTTGGGAAGACTTTTCTGACATTAGAAGGGGTCATCGATCAACTGGATCCTGAATTCAATATGGTTGAAGCGGCTGAACCATTTGGCCGTGCATTGATTAGAGAGAAGTATAATCCTAAACGGATTGCCGAGAAGGTCTTTGAACAAGTCGGTGACTACGGCGATATAGTGGAAGATTTGCCAGAAGTGGTCAGTGAGCTTAGTAAAATGGCTAAGCAACGCAAGATTCCGATTGAAATTTCCATCCCAAAGGCTGATCGATTCTTTTCTAAACTTGATGAGGTAAGTAATAGGTTATCATTCAGTATCGTGCTATTATCTTTCAGTTTAATTATGGTCGGCTTGATTATAGGCTCAGCAATGGGAAGACAAACCTCCATGCTATGGAATATTCCAGCCATTGAAATTGGTTTTGTGATTGCGATGTTAATGTTCGCCTGGTTAATCTATTCCATTTTCCGATCGGGACGGTTTTGA
- a CDS encoding phasin family protein — protein sequence MKDSFNKGLSIGLGLASASKEQIDKVIDELMEKGQMTREESNSVLQDLQTKGEKSQKQLDQKVQDQLKRRLEELEVPTKDDYDALEQRVRELENRIRNEE from the coding sequence ATGAAGGATTCATTCAATAAAGGCTTATCCATAGGACTTGGGTTAGCTTCAGCAAGTAAAGAACAGATTGATAAAGTTATTGACGAGCTGATGGAAAAAGGACAGATGACCAGAGAAGAGTCTAATAGTGTTCTCCAAGACCTACAGACAAAAGGTGAAAAGAGCCAAAAACAGTTAGATCAAAAAGTGCAGGATCAGTTAAAGAGACGTTTAGAGGAATTGGAAGTTCCAACAAAGGACGACTATGACGCGTTAGAACAAAGAGTTCGAGAGTTAGAAAATAGAATCAGAAATGAAGAATAG
- a CDS encoding fructose bisphosphate aldolase, whose translation MNQQQFDKIKNGEGFIAALDQSGGSTPKALAAYGVPEDSYSGEDEMFKLVHDMRTRIITSPAFSSDKILGAILFEQTMDRQIEGKYTGDYLSEIGVVPFLKVDKGLADKENGVQLMKPIHDLDDTLRRANERHIFGTKMRSVVHEPNEEGIKAVVDQQFEIGKRIIEAGLVPIIEPEVDIDSSDKVKCEDMLKEEILKHLNELSEDQNVMLKLTIPTKANLYKELIDHPRVVRVVALSGGYSRDEANEKLKENDGLIASFSRALASDLNAKQSDDEFNDKLQSAVDSIHDASVNKK comes from the coding sequence ATGAACCAACAACAATTTGACAAAATCAAAAACGGAGAAGGATTTATCGCCGCGCTAGACCAAAGTGGTGGAAGTACTCCAAAAGCTTTAGCTGCATATGGCGTACCAGAGGATTCTTATTCCGGAGAAGATGAAATGTTTAAGCTTGTCCATGACATGAGAACAAGAATCATCACGTCCCCTGCTTTCAGTTCAGACAAAATTCTTGGTGCGATCCTATTTGAACAAACGATGGATCGTCAAATCGAAGGTAAATACACTGGAGATTATCTTTCAGAAATCGGAGTCGTTCCATTTCTAAAGGTCGACAAAGGACTTGCAGATAAAGAGAATGGCGTCCAGTTGATGAAACCAATCCATGATTTAGATGACACATTGCGCCGTGCAAACGAGCGTCATATCTTTGGAACGAAAATGCGTTCTGTTGTCCATGAACCGAACGAAGAAGGAATCAAAGCCGTTGTCGATCAGCAATTCGAGATCGGTAAACGCATTATCGAAGCTGGCTTAGTTCCAATCATTGAACCTGAAGTGGACATCGATAGTTCAGACAAAGTAAAATGTGAAGACATGCTGAAAGAGGAAATCTTGAAGCATTTGAATGAGCTTTCAGAAGATCAAAACGTTATGTTGAAATTGACGATTCCAACGAAAGCGAACTTGTATAAAGAATTGATCGACCACCCACGTGTAGTACGCGTAGTCGCTCTTTCTGGTGGTTATTCACGCGATGAAGCAAACGAGAAGTTGAAAGAGAACGACGGATTAATCGCAAGCTTCTCTCGTGCCTTAGCATCTGACTTAAATGCGAAGCAATCAGATGACGAATTCAACGATAAGCTACAAAGCGCTGTCGATTCGATTCACGATGCTTCTGTTAACAAAAAATAA